In Actinoplanes lobatus, the DNA window CTTCGACGTGTCGCGGGTGATCACGTGCAGCCGGATGCCGAATCGTCCGGGGTAGCCGAGTTCCCGCAGCGCGGCGATCTTGGCGGCCACCGCCGCGGGCGGTTCGCCCCAGGTCAGGTAGACATCGGCGTGGTTGGTGGCGACATCCAGGGCGGCCCTCGACGAGCCGCCGAAGTAGATCGGCGGGGCGTCGAAGCCGCGTGGCGCGTGCGCGCCGGCCACATGGAAGTGCTCACCGTCGAAGTCGAACGGGCCGTTCCAGGCGCCGCGCAGCACGGTCAGGAACTCGCCGGTCCGGGCGTACCGCTCGTCCTTGCCCAGCCAGTCACCGAAACGTCGCTGCTCGGCGGAGTCGCTCCCGGTGACGATGTTGAGCATCAGCCGGCCGCCGGAGATCCGCTGGAAGGTCGCGGCCATCTGGGCGGCCAGGGTGGGCGACAGCGAGCCGGGGCGGAAGGCCACCAGGAACTTGAGCCTCGTGGTCTCGCGGGAGATCGCCGCGGTGGTCAGCCAGGCGTCCTCGCACCAGGTGCCGGTGGGGGTGAGCACACCGGTGAAACCGTTGCGCTCGGCGGCACGTGCGACGTCGATCAGGTAGTCGATACCGGGCTCGCGCAGCGAGGCGCCGTCGGTGTGCGTGCTGCGGCCGCCACGGTCGTCGACGCCCACGATGGACCGGCTGTCGCCGGTCGTGGGCAGGAACCAGTGCAGGACAACGGGCATGCCGGAGATATTTTCACATCTCCTATGGGACAACAAGGTGATCTAGATTATGTGCACGTTCTCATACAAGCGGTCGGCGGACCGGATTTCGCGAACGGCGGGGGACGGGCGTCCCCCGCCGTTCGACCGCCTTACTGGACGACGAAGAGCAGGAGGTTCGGGGAGCTGGTGCCGGGGCTGGTGACCACGCTCGGGGTGGCGTTGGTGGTCAGCGCCGAGGAGACCTGGGCCGGGGTGTAGCTCGGGTTGCGGGACAGCACGAGAGCCGCCGCGCCGGCCACGTGCGGCGACGCCATCGAGGTGCCGCTGATCGTGTTGGTGGCCGTCGTGCTGGTGTACCAGGACGAGAGGATCGACGAGCCGGGCGCGAAGATGTCCAGGCAGCTGCCGTAGTTCGAGTAGCTGGCCCGGGCGTCGGTGCTGGTGGTGGCGCCGACCGTGATGGCCGTGGGCACGCGGGCCGGCGAGTAGTTGCAGGCGTTCGCGTTCGAGTTGCCGGCCGCGATGGCGTAGGTGATGCCGGCCGCGATGGAGTTGCGTACCGCCGTGTCGATCGAGGTGCTGGCGCCGCCGCCGAGGCTCATGTTGGCGACCGCCGGCTTGACCGCGTTGCTGGTCACCCAGTTGACGCCGGCGATGACCCCGGCCGTGGTCCCGGAGCCGGAGCAGTTGAGCACCCGTACGCCGACCAGCTTGACCGCCTTGGCCACGCCGTACGTGCTGCCGCCGACCGTGCCGGCGACGTGGGTGCCGTGGCCGTTGCAGTCGACCGCGCCGCTGCCGACGGCGTCGTAGCCGGCCGTGGCCCGCCCGCCGAACTGGCTGTGGGTGTAGAGGATGCCGGTGTCGATGATGTAGGCGGTCACGTTGGAGGCGGTGACCGGGTAGGTGTAGGTGGTGCTCAGCGGCCGGGC includes these proteins:
- a CDS encoding S8 family peptidase, encoding MAIRRSGGRILAAGLFALATAVVATGTPAAAAPATGTIRLAGTADAIPGSYIVVLKSGAVESGLTRSYGGTVKRSFGKALNGYEAGLTEAQAKRLAANPKVAYVEQNQVVSLAATQSNAPWGLDRIDQRARPLSTTYTYPVTASNVTAYIIDTGILYTHSQFGGRATAGYDAVGSGAVDCNGHGTHVAGTVGGSTYGVAKAVKLVGVRVLNCSGSGTTAGVIAGVNWVTSNAVKPAVANMSLGGGASTSIDTAVRNSIAAGITYAIAAGNSNANACNYSPARVPTAITVGATTSTDARASYSNYGSCLDIFAPGSSILSSWYTSTTATNTISGTSMASPHVAGAAALVLSRNPSYTPAQVSSALTTNATPSVVTSPGTSSPNLLLFVVQ
- a CDS encoding LLM class flavin-dependent oxidoreductase, with product MPVVLHWFLPTTGDSRSIVGVDDRGGRSTHTDGASLREPGIDYLIDVARAAERNGFTGVLTPTGTWCEDAWLTTAAISRETTRLKFLVAFRPGSLSPTLAAQMAATFQRISGGRLMLNIVTGSDSAEQRRFGDWLGKDERYARTGEFLTVLRGAWNGPFDFDGEHFHVAGAHAPRGFDAPPIYFGGSSRAALDVATNHADVYLTWGEPPAAVAAKIAALRELGYPGRFGIRLHVITRDTSKQAWAEANALLDALTPEQIATAQASLRQADSVGQQRMLALHGGTRDELEIYPNLWAGVGLVRPGAGTALVGSHTEVADRIAEYHDLGIDEFILSGYPHLEEAYHAGEGLLPELRRRGLLTGAEQK